Below is a genomic region from Actinomadura sp. NAK00032.
GTGGCCGCGCTGCTGAAGGCCGCGTTGAAGAAGCTCAGCAAATGATGAGCGGCAGCGAACCGGGGGGCGCGGGGGGTCGCCCCCAGCAGGGCGCAGGGCGCGAGGAGTTCGAGCGGCTGGTCTCGGCGGACGCCGACGGGGCCGAGGAGCAGCGGATCGAGGCCGCGCTGCGGCCGAAGAAGCTGGACGACTTCGTCGGCCAGGAGCGGGTGCGCGAGCAGTTGTCGCTGGTGCTGCACAGCGCGCTGCGGCGCGGCCGGACGCCCGACCACGTGCTGCTGTCGGGCGGCCCCGGCCTCGGCAAGACCACCCTCGCCATGATCATCGCGGCGGAGCTGGGGCAGCCGCTGCGGATCTCCTCCGGCCCCGCGATCGAGCGGGCCGGCGACCTGGCGGCGGTGCTGTCCACCCTCGCCGAGGGCGAGGTCCTGTTCCTGGACGAGATCCACCGGCTGGCGCGGCCCGCCGAGGAGATGCTCTACATGGCGATGGAGGACTTCCGGGTCGACGTCGTCGTGGGCAAGGGGCCGGGCGCGACCGCGATCCCGCTCGACATCGCGCCGTTCACGCTGGTCGGCGCCACCACCCGGGCGGGCATGCTGCCCGGCCCGCTGCGCGACCGGTTCGGCTTCGTCGCGCACATGGACTTCTACGAGCCCGCCGAGCTGGAGGTCATCGTCCGGCGGTCGGCGGCGCTGCTCGACGTGGAGATCGCCGACGACGCCGCCGCCGAGGTCGCCGGCCGGTCCCGCGGCACGCCCCGCATCGCCAACCGGCTGCTGCGCCGCGTCCGCGACTACGCCGAGGTGCGCGCCGACGGGGTCGTCACCCAGGAATCAGCCCGGGCCGCGCTCGCGTTGTACGAGGTGGACGAACGGGGACTGGACCGGCTCGACCGGTCCGTCCTGGAGTCGCTGATGCGCAAGTTCGGCGGCGGCCCGGTCGGGCTGTCCACCCTCGCCGTGTCGGTGGGGGAGGAGCCGGAGACCGTCGAGGTCGTCGCCGAGCCGTTCCTCGTCCGGCAGGGGCTGCTGGCGCGGACGCCGCGCGGGCGGGTCGCCACGGCCGCCGCGTGGGCGCATCTGGGTCTCGCCCAGCCGCCCACGGCGCCGCTGGCGGGGACCCTGTTCGAGGTCGACGAGGACCCGGGCCGGCCGGAATAGTGATCATCCGGTAACGGCTTGGGAACTTCCCGGCGTCGCCGCTCGTCGCGTCGTTGCCGGGGTCTCGCGTACTCTCTAGACTCCGGGACTTGGTTCACCGTCTCCAGCCGGCGGTCCCGTGCGCGTGGCCGTTCCGGTCACAGGCTGGGCAATCGACATCGGAAGGATGCTCCCGTAATGGGCAGCGACATGATTCTCGCGGCGGAATCCGGCGGTAGCGGGGCCTTCAATGTGCTCCTGCTCCTGGCCATTCCGCTTGTCTTCTACTTCCTGCTCATCCGCCCGCAGAGCAAGCGGCGCAAAGAGCAGATGCAGATGCAGAACGACATCCAGCCCGGCGCCCGCGTGCTGACGACCAGCGGCATGCGCGCCACCGTCGTCGAGATCGACGACGACGGCCTCCTGCTGGAGATCGCCGACGGTGTCGAGGTGCGCTTCGTCAAGCAGGCCGTCATGCAGGTCCTCAAGGACGACGAGCCGGACGAGCTCGACGACGAGCTCGAGGAGCTCGACGAGGACGGCGACGAGCAGGACGACGACGCCGTGGACCTGTCCAAGGACGGCGCCGAGGTCGACCTGTCCAAGGACGGCGACGCCCGCGCCGAGGACACCGCGGCGGACGAGGACGGCGAGCCCGCGTCCGAGCCGAAGGGGAAAACGAAGGTCAAGGCGGCGGACAAGCCCTCCGCCTGACCCCTCCCACGGCGACGACAAAGACGGGAAGTACGACGACCAGTGGCTCCGTCCAGAACTGCTCCCAGGCCCGGACGCACGCTCCTCGTGCTGTTCGCGGTCCTCGTCGTCCTCGCCGGCCTGGCGGTCTGGCAGGGGCGCACGACGCCCAAGCTCGGCCTCGACCTGGCCGGCGGGACGACCGTGACCCTCACGGCCAAGACCCCGAACGGCAAGAACCCCCCGGCCGCCCAGATGGACCAGGCCGTCAAGATCATGACGCAGCGCGTCAACGGTCTGGGGGTCTCCGACGCGGAGGTCGCCAAGCAGGGCAGCAACAACATCGTGGTGAACGTCCCCGGTGAGGGGCAGAGCCGCGTCGTCAGCCTGATCGGCACCACGGCGAAGCTGCAGTTCCGCCAGGTGTTCGCCAGCGCCGACGGGCGCCCGGCCGCCGCGGCGAATCCGACCCCGTCGCCGGGCAGCACCGCCAAGGGGGGCGACAGCGGCGGCAAGAGCCCGTCGCCGTCGTCCTCGCCGTCCTCGCCGTCCTCGTCGCCCTCGGCGTCGGCGTCGCCGTCCGGGAGCGCGTCGGCGACCCCGCGGGGCCGGGCGCTGTCGGAGGCGCTGGCCGCCCCGACGCCCAAGCCGTCGGACGGGGCGAGCCCCTCGGCGTCCCCGTCGTCGCCGCTGGTCCCGCCGTCCGGGCAGCCGACCGCCGGCGGCGACTACCCCGGCGTGACCGACAAGGCCGTGATCAAGCAGTTCGAGGCCCTCGACTGCTACACCGGCGACCGGCACGCCGCCGGCGCGAACGACCCGAACCGCACGTTCGTCGCCGCCTGTGACCAGGACGAGGAGAACGGCCAGGTCACCAAGTACATCCTCGGGCCCGTCCGGGTCCTCGGCGAGAACGTCGACTCGGCGAACGCGATGCCGCCCAACGGCCAGCAGGGCCAGGCGAGCTGGTCGGTCTCGCTGAAGTTCGACGGCAAGGGCGCCAAGCAGTTCGGCGCGGTCACCACCGACGCCTCCCGCGCCTACCAGGCGAACCCGTCCGCGCCGCAGGCGCAGGTCGCGATCGTGCTGGACGGCCAGGTCGTCTCGGCGCCCTCGATCCGGGAGGGCCCGATCACCGGCGGCACCGCCAGCATCGACGGGCCGCCCGAGAGCTTCGACCAGCAGTACGCGACCGACCTCGCCAACGTGCTCAAGTACGGCGCGCTGCCGCTGGAGTTCACGCAGAGCTCCATCGACGAGGTGTCGTCCACGCTGGGCTCCGACCAGCTCACCGGCGGCCTCATCGCCGGCGCGATCGGCCTCGGCCTGGTGGTGCTGTACTGCCTGTTCTACTACCGGGGCCTCGGCCTGGTGGCCGTGTCCAGCCTGGTGGTGGCGTCGGCCATCACCTACCTGGCGGTGGTGATCCTCGGTGAGGGCATGGGCTTCCGGCTCTCCCTCCCGCACATCATCGGCCTGATCGTCTCGATCGGCATCACCGCCGACTCGTTCATCGTCTACTTCGAGCGGGTGCGGGACGAGCTGAGAGCCGGCCGCAAGCTGCGCTCGTCGGTCGAGACCGCCTGGAAGCGGGCGCGGCGCACGATCCTCGTCGCCGACGCCGTCACCTTCCTGGCCGCGCTGGTGCTGTACTTCCTCGCGGTCGGCGGCGTCGCCGGGTTCGCGTTCGCGATGGGCCTCACCACGCTGATCGACATCGTCGTGGTCTTCTTCTTCACCAAGCCGCTCGTCGCGCTGCTGTCGCGGACCAGGTTCTTCGGCCGCGGGCATCCGATGTCGGGGCTGGATCCGAGGCGGCTGCACCAGCCGACCAAGGACGCGGCCGCCGCCGGCACCCCCCGCAAGACGAGCCAGGAGGCCTGACCCATGGGACTGCGCGCGGCCACCTCGCGGCTCTACCGGGGCGAGATCAGCGCCGACATCGTCGGCCGCCCGAAGATCTGGTACACCATCTCCGGGCTGCTGCTGGCGCTGTCGATCGCCGGCCTGCTCGTCCAGGGGCTGAACTTCGGCGTCGAGTTCAAGGGCGGCTCCGTCTTCACCTTCAAGGCGCCGAGCGCCTCGATCGAGCAGGTGCGCACCGCCGTCGGCGACGGCGGCGCCCACCAGGTGATCGTGCAGAAGGCGGGCGAGGACTGGCGGGTCACGACCGAGAGCCTGACCTCCTCCCACGTCACCGAGGTCAAGACGAGCATCACCGAGGAACTCAAGGTTCCCGCCGCCAAGGTCAGCACCCAGGTCGTCGGCGCCTCGTGGGGCGGCGAGATCCAGAAGAAGGCCTGGCAGGCGCTGATCGTCTTCATGATCTTGATCATCGCCTACCTGTCGGTGGCGTTCGAGTGGCGGATGGCCGTGGCCGCGGTGGTCGCGCTGGTCCACGACCTGGTGATCACGGCGGGCATCTACGCCTGGTCCGGCTTCGAGGTCACCCCCGCGACGCTGCTCGGCTTCCTGACGATCCTCGGCTACTCGCTGTACGACGCGGTCGTGGTCTTCGACATGATCAAGGAGGTCACGAAACCGCTCGGCCCGGCCTCCAAGACCACCTACAGCGAGGCCGCGAACCAGGCGCTCAGCAGCACGCTCGTCCGCTCGCTGAACACCTCGCTGGTGGCGATCCTGCCGGTCGGCGCGATCCTGTTCATCGGCACCACGCTGTTCGGCGCCGGGACGCTGAAGGACCTCTCGCTCGCGCTGTTCGTCGGCATGATCGTCGGGACGTACTCCTCGATCTGCGTGGCGACGCCGCTGCTCGTGCAGTTCAAGGAGCGCGAGCCGAAGTACCGGCAGATCCGGGAGAACATCGCCCGCCGGGAGCGGAACGCCTCCAAGCAGGTCAAGACCGCCAAGGTCAAGGCCGGCGCGGGAGCGCCGGGCACGCCCGCCGGCGGCGGCGCGGGCGGCGGTGACGCGGGCGGTAGTGCCGCGGACGACGACGCCTCCGACGACCGCGGCGAGGACGTGCGCAGCACCGTCACGGTGCGGAAGGTCGTGCAGACCGGGTCGCGGCAGCAGCCCAAGCGAGGGTCGCGGCAGCAGCGCCGCGGCGGCAAGTAGGCGGGGGAGTACCGGAACGTGGACCTCGGAAAGCTGATCCAGGAGCGGATCCGCGACATCCCCGACTATCCGAAGCCCGGGGTGATGTTCAAGGACATCACCCCGCTGCTGGCCGACCACGTCGCGTTCGCCGGCGTGGTCGACACGATCGTCAACCACCACGGCCGCGGCACCATCGACAAGATCGTCGGTATCGAGGCGCGCGGGTTCATCCTCGCCGCGCCCGTCGCCTACCACTTCGGCGCCGGGTTCGTCCCGGTGCGCAAGAAGGGCAAGCTGCCCGCGGCGACGCTCGGGGAGACCTACGAGCTCGAGTACGGGACCGAGACGATCGAGATCCACGCCGACGCCCTGGAGCCCGGCGACCGCGTGCTGATCGTCGACGACGTCCTGGCCACCGGCGGGACGGCCCGCGCCGCCGCCGAACTCGTCCGCCGCGGCGGCGGGGACGTGGCCGGGCTGTCGGTCCTGCTGGAGCTGTCGTTCCTGCACGGGCGCGACAAGCTGGGGAATCTGGACGTCCATTCGCTGGTTACGGTCTAGTAGGAAAAGCCCGCCGGATACACTGGCGCAATCAGGTCCGGTGGGACGGGCGCTCCCCGCGGGGTGTGCAGGGCGGCGCCCGGATGGACAGAGGAGGCTGGGTGCCCGGTGAGGCGGTATCGACCGGCGCGGTGAGCGACACGGCCGCGGCGCACAAGGCGGCGGCGCGTCCGGCGCGGGAGACCGCGGGGGAACGGGCCGTCAAGGCGGCCGGGGCCTCCACCGCGCCACCGCGGCGGCCCGACCACCTGCCGCCGCCGCAGCCGACCGGGCCGCCCGCCGAAGGCCCCCCGGCCGCCGAGACCCCCGCCGGCCGGACCCCCGCGAGCGAGACACCGGCCACCGAGACACCGGCCACTGACGAACCGGCCGATGCGGAACCGGCCGACGCGAAACCGGCCGGCCGGGCCGGCGCCGCCGGTCCCCCCGCCACCGACGACCCCCCGAAGGGGAGGCCCGCCGCGCGGGCCCCCCGACCGCAGAGCCCCCCCGCCGAGGCCCCAGGATCCACGGAGGACGCCGATGGCGCGTCCAAGCCCGATGCCCCGTCCAGGCCCACGCCGGCCACGATCCCACCGTCCGCCGCCCGGGTGCGCCGAAGACTCGCCAGGCTGGGCGCCCAGCGCGGATCCGCTATGAACCCGGTACTCGAACCACTGATCAAGACGGTCCGCAACACCCACCCCAAGGCGGACCTGCGGCTCATCGAGCGCGCCTACGACGTCGCCGCGCACTACCACCGCAACCAGAAGCGCAAGAGCGGCGACCCGTACATCACGCACCCCCTCGCGGTCGCGACGATCCTCGCCGAGCTCGGCATGAACACCGAGACGCTCTGCGCGGCGCTGCTGCACGACACCGTCGAGGACACCCCCTACACCCTCGACCAGCTCAGCGCCGAGTTCGGCGACGAGATCGCCGCGCTGGTCGACGGCGTCACCAAGCTCGACAAGGTCAAGTACGGCGAGGCCGCCGAGGCCGAGACCGTCCGCAAGATGGTCGTGGCGATGTCCCGCGACATCCGCGTCCTGGTGATCAAGCTCGGCGACCGGCTGCACAACATGCGCACGCTGCGCTACATGCCGCGGCACAAGCAGGAGAAGAAGGCCCGCGAGACCCTGGAGGTGTTCGCGCCGCTCGCGCACCGCCTCGGGATGAACACGCTGAAGTGGGAGCTGGAGGACCTCGCGTTCGCCACGATGTACCCCAAGCGGTTCGACGAGATCGCCCGCCTGGTGTCCGAACGCGCCCCGCGCCGCGACGTCTACCTCCAGGAAGTGATCGAGAACGTCTCCACCGACCTGCGCGACGCCCGGATCAAGGCGACCGTGACGGGCCGGCCGAAGCACTACTACTCGATCTACCAGAAGATGATCGCGCGGGACGTCTCCTTCGACGACATCTACGACCTGGTCGGCATCCGGGTCCTCGTCGACAGCGTCCGCGACTGCTACGCCGCCCTCGGCTCGATCCACGCGCGGTGGAACCCGGTCCCCGGCCGGTTCAAGGACTACATCGCGATGCCGAAGTTCAACATGTACCAGTCGCTGCACACCACGGTGATCGGCCCCGAGGGCAAGCCCGTCGAGCTGCAGATCCGCACCTGGGGCATGCACCGGCGCGCCGAGTACGGCGTCGCCGCGCACTGGAAGTACAAGGAGGAGACGGTCGGCGGCCGCAAGGCCGGCGACATGCAGTGGCTCCGCCAGCTCCTCGACTGGCAGAAGGAGACCGCCGACCCGGCCGAGTTCCTGGAGTCGCTGCGCTTCGACCTGTCGGTCTCCGAGGTGTTCGTGTTCACCCCGAAGGGCGACGTGATCGCGCTGCCGCAGGGCGCGACGCCCGTCGACTTCGCGTACGCGATCCACACCGAGGTCGGGAACCGATGTATCGGCGCCCGCGTCAACGGGCGGCTCGTCCCCCTCGAATCGGCCCTCGACAACGGCGACACCGTCGAGGTGTTCACCTCCAAGTCGCCGGACGCGGGCCCCTCCCGCGACTGGCTCGGGTTCGTCAAGAGCGCCCGCGCCCGCAACAAGATCAAGCACTGGTTCTCCAAGGAGCGGCGCGACACCGCGATCGAGTCCGGCAAGGACGCCATCGCCCGCGCGATGCGTAAGCAGAACATGCCGCTCCAGCGGATGATGTCCGGCGAGGCGCTGCTCGCCCTCGCCCGCGACATGCGCTACCCGGACGTCTCGTCGCTGTACGCCGCCGTCGGCGAGAGCCAGGTCTCCGCGCAGCACGTCGTCCAGCGGCTGGTCGACGCCCTCGGCGGGGTGGAGAGCGCCGAGGAGGACCTCGCCGAGATCGCCCTGCCGACCCGCCGCAAGCGGAGCCGCCCCGCCGGCGACCCGGGCGTCGTCGTCGCCGGCGACCCCGACGTGTGGGTACGGCTGTCGCGCTGCTGCACCCCGGTGCCCGGCGACGACATCGTCGGCTTCGTCACCCGCGGGCACGGCGTGTCCGTCCACCGCGCCGACTGCGCCAACGTCGCCAGCCTGAAGTCGCAGCCCGACCGGCTCATCGACGTCAAGTGGTCCCCGAGCGAGGACTCGGTCTTCCTCGTCGCCATCCAGGTCGAGGCGCTCGACCGGCCCCGGCTGCTGTCGGACGTGACCCGCGTCCTGTCCGACCAGCACGTCAACATCCTGTCGGCCTCGGTCACCACCACCCGCGACCGGGTGGCCGTCAGCCGCTTCACCTTCGAGATGGGCGACACCAAGCACCTCGGCCACGTGCTGAAGGCCGTCCGCTCCATCGACGGCGTCTACGACGTCTACCGGGTGACGAGCGGCGCCGCGCGGTAGCGCCGGGAGCGAGCGAAGGGCGGCCGCCGATCGGCGGCCGCCCTTCGACGTGCCGGGACGGGTCAGTCCTCGGCGGGCTCGTCCTCGGGGACGACGTCCACACCGGCCTCGGCGCGCTGCTGCGGGGTGATCGGCGTCGGCGCGGCGGTCAGCGGGTCGTAGCCGGACGCGGCCTTCGGGAAGGCGATCACGTCGCGGATCGAGTCCTGCCCGGCGAGGAGCATGACCGTGCGGTCCCAGCCGAACGCGATCCCGCCGTGCGGGGGCGGGCCGAACTTGAACGCCTCCAGCAGGAAGCCGAACTTCGACTCCGCCTCCTGCTTGGACAGGCCGAGGACGTCGAAGACGCGCTGCTGCATCTCGGCGCGGTGGATGCGGATGGAGCCGCCGCCGATCTCGTTGCCGTTCAGGACGAGGTCGTAGGCGTCGGCGAGGGCGCTGCCGGGGTCCTCGTGGAAGGTGTCGGCGTACTGCGGCTTCGGCGCCGTGAACGGGTGGTGGACGGACGTCCAGCCGATCTGCTCGCCCTTGTCGTCCTCGACGGGCTCGAAGATCGGGGCGTCCACGACCCAGACGAACTTCCACGCGGACGCGTCGATCAGGTCGCGGCGGCGGCCGATCTCCAGGCGGGCGGCGCCGAGCAGCTCCTG
It encodes:
- the secF gene encoding protein translocase subunit SecF, producing MGLRAATSRLYRGEISADIVGRPKIWYTISGLLLALSIAGLLVQGLNFGVEFKGGSVFTFKAPSASIEQVRTAVGDGGAHQVIVQKAGEDWRVTTESLTSSHVTEVKTSITEELKVPAAKVSTQVVGASWGGEIQKKAWQALIVFMILIIAYLSVAFEWRMAVAAVVALVHDLVITAGIYAWSGFEVTPATLLGFLTILGYSLYDAVVVFDMIKEVTKPLGPASKTTYSEAANQALSSTLVRSLNTSLVAILPVGAILFIGTTLFGAGTLKDLSLALFVGMIVGTYSSICVATPLLVQFKEREPKYRQIRENIARRERNASKQVKTAKVKAGAGAPGTPAGGGAGGGDAGGSAADDDASDDRGEDVRSTVTVRKVVQTGSRQQPKRGSRQQRRGGK
- a CDS encoding adenine phosphoribosyltransferase, whose product is MDLGKLIQERIRDIPDYPKPGVMFKDITPLLADHVAFAGVVDTIVNHHGRGTIDKIVGIEARGFILAAPVAYHFGAGFVPVRKKGKLPAATLGETYELEYGTETIEIHADALEPGDRVLIVDDVLATGGTARAAAELVRRGGGDVAGLSVLLELSFLHGRDKLGNLDVHSLVTV
- the ruvB gene encoding Holliday junction branch migration DNA helicase RuvB encodes the protein MSGSEPGGAGGRPQQGAGREEFERLVSADADGAEEQRIEAALRPKKLDDFVGQERVREQLSLVLHSALRRGRTPDHVLLSGGPGLGKTTLAMIIAAELGQPLRISSGPAIERAGDLAAVLSTLAEGEVLFLDEIHRLARPAEEMLYMAMEDFRVDVVVGKGPGATAIPLDIAPFTLVGATTRAGMLPGPLRDRFGFVAHMDFYEPAELEVIVRRSAALLDVEIADDAAAEVAGRSRGTPRIANRLLRRVRDYAEVRADGVVTQESARAALALYEVDERGLDRLDRSVLESLMRKFGGGPVGLSTLAVSVGEEPETVEVVAEPFLVRQGLLARTPRGRVATAAAWAHLGLAQPPTAPLAGTLFEVDEDPGRPE
- the yajC gene encoding preprotein translocase subunit YajC translates to MGSDMILAAESGGSGAFNVLLLLAIPLVFYFLLIRPQSKRRKEQMQMQNDIQPGARVLTTSGMRATVVEIDDDGLLLEIADGVEVRFVKQAVMQVLKDDEPDELDDELEELDEDGDEQDDDAVDLSKDGAEVDLSKDGDARAEDTAADEDGEPASEPKGKTKVKAADKPSA
- a CDS encoding bifunctional (p)ppGpp synthetase/guanosine-3',5'-bis(diphosphate) 3'-pyrophosphohydrolase → MNPVLEPLIKTVRNTHPKADLRLIERAYDVAAHYHRNQKRKSGDPYITHPLAVATILAELGMNTETLCAALLHDTVEDTPYTLDQLSAEFGDEIAALVDGVTKLDKVKYGEAAEAETVRKMVVAMSRDIRVLVIKLGDRLHNMRTLRYMPRHKQEKKARETLEVFAPLAHRLGMNTLKWELEDLAFATMYPKRFDEIARLVSERAPRRDVYLQEVIENVSTDLRDARIKATVTGRPKHYYSIYQKMIARDVSFDDIYDLVGIRVLVDSVRDCYAALGSIHARWNPVPGRFKDYIAMPKFNMYQSLHTTVIGPEGKPVELQIRTWGMHRRAEYGVAAHWKYKEETVGGRKAGDMQWLRQLLDWQKETADPAEFLESLRFDLSVSEVFVFTPKGDVIALPQGATPVDFAYAIHTEVGNRCIGARVNGRLVPLESALDNGDTVEVFTSKSPDAGPSRDWLGFVKSARARNKIKHWFSKERRDTAIESGKDAIARAMRKQNMPLQRMMSGEALLALARDMRYPDVSSLYAAVGESQVSAQHVVQRLVDALGGVESAEEDLAEIALPTRRKRSRPAGDPGVVVAGDPDVWVRLSRCCTPVPGDDIVGFVTRGHGVSVHRADCANVASLKSQPDRLIDVKWSPSEDSVFLVAIQVEALDRPRLLSDVTRVLSDQHVNILSASVTTTRDRVAVSRFTFEMGDTKHLGHVLKAVRSIDGVYDVYRVTSGAAR
- the secD gene encoding protein translocase subunit SecD, whose protein sequence is MLFAVLVVLAGLAVWQGRTTPKLGLDLAGGTTVTLTAKTPNGKNPPAAQMDQAVKIMTQRVNGLGVSDAEVAKQGSNNIVVNVPGEGQSRVVSLIGTTAKLQFRQVFASADGRPAAAANPTPSPGSTAKGGDSGGKSPSPSSSPSSPSSSPSASASPSGSASATPRGRALSEALAAPTPKPSDGASPSASPSSPLVPPSGQPTAGGDYPGVTDKAVIKQFEALDCYTGDRHAAGANDPNRTFVAACDQDEENGQVTKYILGPVRVLGENVDSANAMPPNGQQGQASWSVSLKFDGKGAKQFGAVTTDASRAYQANPSAPQAQVAIVLDGQVVSAPSIREGPITGGTASIDGPPESFDQQYATDLANVLKYGALPLEFTQSSIDEVSSTLGSDQLTGGLIAGAIGLGLVVLYCLFYYRGLGLVAVSSLVVASAITYLAVVILGEGMGFRLSLPHIIGLIVSIGITADSFIVYFERVRDELRAGRKLRSSVETAWKRARRTILVADAVTFLAALVLYFLAVGGVAGFAFAMGLTTLIDIVVVFFFTKPLVALLSRTRFFGRGHPMSGLDPRRLHQPTKDAAAAGTPRKTSQEA